ATCAGGTTCAGTGCCTGCACCACGTCCGGGCAGTTCTGGCACGACAGCGAAATATAGGTTTCAAAGTGGAACTCGCCTTTGAGGTTGCGCACCTGGTCGAGCAGTTGCGGGTCGGCCTTGGAGGGGTGGCCGCCGGCCTGCAGCAGGGCGAGTACCAGGGAGGTGAATTCGTGGCCGAGCGGAATACCGGCGAAGCTGACCCGCGGCGCGTCACCCTGGCGGGCGATGGCCATGCTGGGCGTGCGCTTGCCGCTGCCGCTGTGGGTTTCAATCTTGCTGGAGAGGCTGGCGATTTCATCGGCCAGGTTTTCCAGTTCGGAAGATTTAGGGCTATTGTCTCCGGACACACGAATCTCGATCGGTTCGACGATATTCTGCAAATAAGTGTCCAGCTGCTGTTTCAGGTTTGCGTCCAACATCGGTGTGTCCTGTTTGTGTTGTTTCTCGTTGTCTTCAGTCGGGTATGCGCCGGGATGACGGGGGAGCTGGGGGCGGGCCTTTGGCCCGCGCGGGCGAACACAAGGTTCGCCCCTACAAAGTGGTCTCTGCGTCTTCATCCCGGATCAAGTCCGGGATGAAGACATCGGCAGGGGTTTAGATCTTGCCGACCAGGTCCAGGGACGGCGCCAGGGTTTCTTCGCCTTCTTTCCACTTGGCCGGGCACACTTCACCCGGGTGGGCGGCGATGTACTGGGCGGCCTTGATCTTGCGCAGCAGTTCGCTGGCGTCGCGGCCGATGCCGCCGGCAGTAATCTCGACGATCTGGATCTTGCCTTGCGGGTCGATCACGAAGGTGCCGCGGTCGGCGATGCCTTCTTCCTCGATCATCACGCCGAAGTTGCGGGTGATGGTACCGGTGGGGTCGCCGATCATCGGGTACTGGATCTTGCCGATGGTGTCGGAGGTGTCGTGCCACGCCTTGTGGGTGAAGTGGGTGTCGGTGGACACGGAGTAGATCTCAACGCCCAGTTTCTTGAACTCTTCGTAGTTGTCGGCCAGGTCGCCGAGCTCGGTGGGGCACACGAAGGTGAAGTCGGCCGGGTAGAAGAAGAACACCGCCCACTTGCCTTTCACGTCGGCGTCGGAGATGTCGAAGAAGTCGCCAGACTGGTAGGCCTTGGCGTTGAAAGGCTTGAGTTCGGATTCGATGTAGCGAGACATAGTCTGCTCCTTGTTGAGTGCGTTGGGTATCAAGTTGTTTGGAACGGGGGTAATACTATGGGTAGGTATAGATTGATAAAAATAATCTATTTAAATGATGCTGATAGCCTGAGTTGATTGAGTGAAATCTATCCATAGCTTTTCCTTTCAGGCGCATGCGGCGGAATGCCCGCTGTTACGTTGCGCGGGTGCGCTGCATTGCCGATACTGCCGGGAATGTGACCGGCCCGGATAATGAGTCAGCGGCCGCGATGATCGCGCCGGGATCTGTCCGGGCGCAGCGGAGGCGGCGATAGCATGCGATTGATCCGGTTATTGAAATACGACCTGGCGCGGGAAGCGGCAGAGTGGGTGGACGAGGGCCTGATCGGCGAGCCCGAGGCGGAGCGCATCTGCCGCCGCTACGGGGTGGATTACCACCAGGCGCAGCGGCACTCGTTCGGCTATAGCGTGCTGACCGGGCTCGGCTACCTGTTTATCGGCCTGGCGCTGATCACGCTGCTGGGCGCCAACTGGGACTCGATTCCGCGCGGCCTGCGCATGGGCGGGCTGATTGCGCTGACCGCCGCTACCCAGTGGCTGGGCCTGCGCCACTACTGCGGCGGTGACCGCAGTGGCGGGGTGGGCCTGTTCCTGCTCGGCAACCTGTTCTTCGGTGCCTCGATCATCCTGATCGCGCAGATCTACCACCTCGGCGAGCATATGCCGGACGGCATCTTCTGGTGGGCGCTGGGCTGCGTGCCGTTTGCGCTGCTCACACGCAATCCGTGGCTGGCGCTGCAGGCGCACCTGCTGGCACTGCTGTGGTTCTTCCTGCAGCTGGCCTACGGTTTCTATCCGGCGCTGTTTCCGCTGTTTATCGCCGCCTCGGTGTATGTGCTGTGGCGCGGGCCGCCCAGTGCCACACTGCTGCTGGTGGTGCTGGCGAGTATCGGTTTCTGGGTGGAGTACAGCCTCGCTGCCTTCTGGCGCGAGACCAAAGCCTTCTTCCTGTTCGACCTGCGCGCCGAGAGCTTCGCGGTGGCCGCCGGGCTGTTTATCGTGCTGGCGTTTTTCGCCCGCTGGCTGAACGGCCACGCCGCTTCCCGGGCGCGGGACTATGCGGCGCTGATCGGTGTCTGGTGCCTGCGCTTTACGCTGGTGCTGCTGCTGGTGATGAGCTTTGCGCAGCCGTGGCAGGCGCTGCTGCAGGCCGACTGGACGCACCTGTGGTCGATGGGGCTGGTGCTGGCCGCGCTGGCTGCCGTAACCCTGGTGCTGGCGCGGCGCAGCGGCGCGGTGCCGGCGGTGCCGGCGGCGCTGGCCCTGCTGGCGGCGCTGTGGCTGCCGCTGCTGGCGGTGCTGGTGTCGCGCAACCCGGAGCACGCGGTGGTGTTCCAGGTGCTGGCCAACCTGGCCCTGGTGGGCAGCGGTATCTGGCTGATCCTGCGCGGCATCAACAGCGGCACCTCGCAGTACTTCTTTGTCGGCGTGGCGGCGGTGCTGCTGTGTGCGCTGTTGCGCTATTTTGACCTGATCGGCGACTACGTTGGCGGCGCCGTGCTGTTTGCGGTATTCGCGGTACTGCTGCTGGGGGCGGCGCGCTTCTGGAAACGGCACCAGCGCGAGGAGGGCGGCCAATGATGCGGCGCGAGCACGGGGCGCAAATTCGCTGGCTGCCGGCGGGGCTGGTGGCGGCAATCACACTACAGTTGCTGGTGATGGCGGGCATCTACCTGCGCGCGCAGGTGCCGCTGTGGACCGGTACCGAGATCCGCCTGAAAACCGTGCCGGTGGACCCGCGTTCGCTGCTGCGCGGCAATTACGCGCGGCTGCAATACGCGTTTTCCGAACTGGATGCGAGCCGCTTTCCCGAACGCGCGCAGTTGCGCGATGGCGAGGTGGTATACGTGTCGCTGAAGCCGGCTGCCGGTGGCCTCTACCAGTTTGCCGGCGCCAGCCTGGTGAAACCGCAGCAGGGCCCGTTTTTGCGCGGGCGCGTTACCGACAACTGGCTGCGTGGCAGTGGCGATGTCTATCACGTGCGCTACGGTATCGAGGCATATTTTGCCCCGCGCGCCCGGGCGCAGCAGCTGGAGCAGGAGCTGCGCGAGGGCGGTGTGGCGGTGGTGAAGGTGTCCGCCGGCGGCCACGCACGGCTGAAGGCGGTGTTGCCGCTGAACCCGCGAGGGAATGAAAAAGGAGCCGCGCAATGACTTCTCCCGATCCGAACATGCCCGCGGTATTTCCGCTGGTGATCGGCATCGAGCTGGTGGTGCTGTTGCTGGCGCTGGTGGGAATACACTATGCACACATACCGGTTACGCTGCTCGGTCGCGGCGGCTGGGCCGCGCTCGCGCTGGGTGCTGCCGGGGCTGCGCTGACCTTTGCCGTGGCCGTGTGGCTGACCCGTTCCGACAGCGCCGCCGGCGCCGCCCTGCGGCACCACAGCGCAGGGCTGCGGGCGCTGTTTGGTCGCTTTTCCTGGCCGCAGATCGTGCTGGCGGCGGCCGCCGCGGGGATCTGTGAGGAGCTGTTGTTCCGCGCTTTCCTGCAGCCGTGGCTGGCGACGTTTGTCCATGCCGCGCTGGGCATTGTCATCGCTTCCATACTGTTTGCGCTGCTCCACGCGGCGTCGGCCACCTACTTTACCGCGACCCTGATCATCGGCCTGTTGTTCGGGGTGGTGTACTGGTGGAGCGGCAGCCTGTTGCTGGTGGCCAGTTGGCACGGGCTCTACGATCTGCTGGCCATCGCCACCCTGGTCAAGCGCCCGCAGTGGCTGGGGCTGGCGGGGGATTAGCTGAACAGGCTGAAGACAATCGTCGCCACGGCCAGCCCGGTGAAGGCAAAGGCGAAGATCGCCAGCAGGCCGTCGTGGGCTACCAGCGCCAGACCGAAGGCGGTCAGCGCGATACCGGCGATGGTGGCCGAGAAGGGCACCACTTCCATCAGCGGCAGCGCCAGCGCGATCGCCGTGCAGATCACCGCAACCAGCACCGCCCCGGCGCGCCGCACCAGGAACTGCAGCCGCGGCTGCAGGCAGCGGTCGGCGAATTGTGCCGGCTTGTGCAGGTAGCCGAGCGCCCGCTGAAATTTGCGTTTCGACAGCGAGCGGCGCAGTAACCACTGCGGCAGCCAGAAAGTCCGCCGCCCCGCCAGCAGCTGCAAGGTGGTCAGCAGTACCAGCAGCCCCATCAATGTGGGTACGCCGGGAATACCGCTCAGCGGCGAAAACAGGATGACACCGGCCAGCAGCAGCAGCGGCGAGAACGAACGCCGCCCGGACGCGCGCAGCACCAGGTCGAGTGACACCCGTTTGCGGTGGCGCGCGGTGTGGCTGATATGCTCCAGCAGTTGCTCCAGGCTGGGCTGTTCGTATGACATAGGTGTGGCGCTATTCCGTGGTAGGTGCGGGGTAGATACGAGGAAGTTGCGGGGCAGTTGCGGGCGGTCCTCTTTTCGTGCCGCTTGAATTGCGCCTATTCTCGCCCGTTTCGGGGCCATTCCCAACCCCGGCGGTCCGTTCCTGCCGGTGTCAGCCTTCGCTGTGAAACAGTTCGTCCAGCGTGAACGATTGCACCGCGGGTCCGTCTTGGGCGCTCACCGATACCATTTTGGCCGCTACCTGCGCGGCGGCAATCGGCCGGTAGCGGCGCAGGCCGGGCAGGGTACACAGCAGTGGCAGCAGCCAGCTGCCCAGCCATTCCGCCGGGCGCCATTGATCCCGCTTACCGAGCAGCAGCGACGGGCGGAAAATACTGATGCGCGCAAACGGCAGCTGCAGGACCTGTTGCTCCAGTTCGCCTTTCATGCGCAGGTAGGCGCTGCGACTGTCGGGGTTGGCGCCGCTCGACGACACCAGCAGGTAGTGCGCGACACCCTGTTGCGCCGCCAGCCGGGCGGCCTGTAACTGGTAATCCACATCCACCCGGCGCTGCGCGGCCAGCGATCCGGCCGCGCGCTTTGTCGTCCCGAGGCACGAGTACAGCAGGTCGCCGCGGAACAGCGCGGGGTCGCGTTCCAGCTCATCGAAATCGACCACATGGTTGCGCACCTTGTCCTGGTGCGGGTAGGGCGCCGCCGGTGCCAGCGGCCGGCGGGTGAGGGTGACTACCTCGTCGATCCAGTCGGCAGCGGCCAGCTGTTGCGTGAGTGCGCGCCCCACCAGGCCGCTGGCGCCGATGACCAGCGCTCGTTTGCCCATCAGTGCACCACCACGCGCTGGTGCGCCTTTTCGCCGGCCAGGTAGCGCTCAATGTAGGGCCTGTGGGGGTAGAGGATATCGGCGGGCGCGGGCAGGGCGTCTTTGTCGAAGAAGCGGAATTCGGCAATTTCGCCATCGCCGATCTTCAGCTTGTCGCCCTGCAGCTGGCCGCGCACGGCGATGTCGATGATCTGCGAGCTGGGGATCTTGTGCACTTCCAGCATTTCAATATTGGTGAGGCCCACGCCCAGCTCTTCGCGCAGTTCCCGGCGCACCGATTGCTCGAACGTCTCGTTCTTGTCCAGCCAGCCACCCGGCAGGCCCCACTTGTCCTGATAGGAATGTTTCACCAGCAGCAGCTGGTCGCCGCGCTCGACGAAATACACCATGCCCACCAGGAACTTGTCGCTGACGGCGTAGGAAATATCCCAGCGGACTTTGGGCGGCAGTACCCGGTAGAGGCTGTACTTCAGGCCGGGGAAATACACAAAGGCGGCCGCGAGCAGTAGTGCGAACAGCAACATCCACAGCAATAGCTTTTTGGCACTGGCGAACAAACTTCGGAACATAAACGGCGCCTGCGAAATCGGGTACGGGAAATCGACGGTGTCAGCTGCGTATATACCGCGTTTGGCGGCAAAGTGCGAATGCTACTTGTGCGGCGCTTATAGGGCTCTGGGAGGGCTCCGGGCGCGGAGGGCGGTGTCAGGCGCGGCGGGAATTGATAGTCAATTGCAATCTGGATCAGTGAGAAAATTCATTTAAGCCCCGGGTGCGCCAGGGTTAGGCTGAGGCCTCGAATCAATCAGGGCCAGTCAACGGGAGCCAGGCATGAAAACCATTCTCGATATTGTCGGCGGCAAGGTCGCCGGTCGCGTGCGGGCGCAGACTGCGCCGGCACAGTGCAATTATGCGGATAACTATTACGGCGACCAAGTCTGCGTGCCGTGCCGCGCAGCCGCACCGGCGCGGACGGTAAAGCCGTAAGTATTCGCGCTAGGGCTGGCGGGTGTCTGTGAGGCGCTGCAACTGCGCCTTCAGCTCGGTGTTCTCGGCCTCCAGCTGCGCCACGCGGGCCCGTAATTGCGCCAGTTCGGATTGGCCGGATTGGTCAGAGGCGGGCGCGGCAGTGTCTGGAGGTTGCTCTATTGCGGATTCCACATCGCCGCAGAACAGGTGGGTGTAGCGGGATTCGCGCCGGCCGGGCTCGCGCGGTAACTGCGCGACCAGTGGCCCCAGCGGGTGTTGCATCAGCCCTTGCAGCGCCGCCTCCACCGGCTCGAGCGTTGCCAGGGGGTGCATGCGGCTCGCGCGGCTGCGCAGTTCCCCGGGTGTCTGCGGCCCGCGCAGGAACAGCTCGCACAGCACCGCCAGCTGCGCGGGCGTGACCTGCAGCTGGCTGAATTCGGTATTGCAGAAGCGGTGGCGGTAGCGCTCCACCCGCCCGAATTCGTTGTCGATCACCACCACGTCGCTGTTGCTCAACTGCCGCGCCAGGTCGGCCACCGCGTGCTCCGACAGGTTCAGCACCGGGTTGCGGTTGCTCTTCTGGTTGCAGCCGGCCACCAGGCTGTTGAGGGTGAGCGGGTAGTGGTCGGGCGTGGTGATGGATTTCTCGATCAGTACGCCGAGTACACGGATTTCGTGCGGGCTGTAGTCCTGCTTCACCGCAACCTCAGCCCTGTAACGCTTTCAATATCTGCTCCGCGCGGATCGGCAGTTCGCGCATGCGCACCCCGACTGCGGCGAAAATCGCATTGGCGATTGCCGGGCCCACCACCGTGGTGGCGGGTTCACCGAGGCCGACCGGGTTTTCACTGCTGTCGACAAACTCTATTTCGATTTCCGGCACATCGCGCATGCGCAGCGGGGTGTAGCTGTTGAGGTTGGTATCGCCCACGCGGCCACCCTTGAGCTGGGTGCCTTCGTGTAGCGCCAGGCTGGTGCCCCACAGGGCCGCGCCCTCCACCTGGGCGTGGGCGCCGTCCGGGTGCACGATGGTGCCGGCGTCGGTGACGATGGTGAGCTTTTCCACCGTCGGCCGGCCGCTCTCGCGGTCTACGTGTACCCGCGCCACGCACGCGGTCCAGGTGGGCATATTGCGCTCCTGCCCGTAGGTGGTGGCCACGCCCAACCCGGTATCCGCGGGCATCTTTCCGCCCCAGCCGGAGAGTTCCCGCACCCGCTGCAGCACATTGGCCTGGCGCGACGCGCCGCCCACGGAATTGGGCGCGGAGCCGGCGTTCTTGCCCTCGGCCACCAGTTTCTCCAGGCGGAATTCAACCGGGTCCTGCTTGGCCTTGTGCGCCGCCTCGTCCATAAAACTCTCCAGCGCCCAGTTGACCCAGCCGGAGCCGACCGAGCGCAGCCAGCCGGGGCGGAAGGTGTCGTTGGCCAGATCGTTGGAAATGGCGCGCACGCGGTTGCTGGGCACGCTGTACCAGTGCAGCGCGCCCTGAATGGCGAAGGGATCGTACTTGCCGCCGGACACGCCCTTGGCCAGGAAGGAGGGTGCCATCACCTGGGTCGGCCAGCCGGCAGTGGCGGTGTGCTCCATGCCCAGGACCTTGCCGTTTTTGTCGAACGCCATGCGCATCCGCTGTACCGACGGCGAGCGCAGTGAGTCGAACAGCAGGTCGTCCTCCCGCGTAAATACCAGTTTCACCGGTCGGCCCAGTGCTTTTGCCGCCAGGGCGGCGGGAACCGTGTAGTCGCCGTTCAGCCGGCGCCCGAAACCGCCACCGAGCATATAGGTGCGCAGCACTATCTGCTCTTTCGGCACCTGTAGCGCCTTGGCCAGCACCGGGATGATCAGCGACTGCCACTGGTTGCCGGTGTGGATTTCCCAGCGGCCGTCTTTCAGCTGCGCCAGCGCGTTGAGCGGTTCCAGCTGGAAGTGCAGGACTCCGTGGGTGAGGTATTCGCTCTCGAGCGTCGAGTCGGCGTCGGCGAATGCCTTGTCCACGTCGCCTTCCTCACGCACCACCACGCCGGCATCGGCGCTGCCGATCAGGGTGCGGCCGTGCTCCAGGACTGCCGCCTCGTCCACGTCGGCGGTCTTGCCCGGCGACCAGTCGACGCGAATCTTCTGCACTGCGCGGTTGGCCGCGTGGAAGCTCTCGGCGATGGCCACGGCCCAGCCGGGCACGGTGCCGGAGGGGTCGTCGAGCACGATGGTCTTCAGGTAGCCGGGAATGTCCCTGGCCGCACTGTCATCGATATTGTTGACGCTGGCACCGTAGCGGGTGGGCGGGAGTATCGGCCGGGCGTACACCATGCCCTCGATCTTGGCATCGAGGCCGTACAGCGCCTTGCCCGCGGCCTTGGCGGGGATATCCAGCGCCTGGGTCTGGCCACCGATCAGCCGGCGCTCCGACGGCGGCTTGATCGGCATCTTCTTCAGCTCGTCGTCCGTGTAGCTGCGTTTGATAGTGCTGTTACTGACGATATCGGCGTAGCTGAGCGACTTGCCGCCGGCGATCACGCGGCTTTTGCGCGCCTGGCACTGCTCCGGTTTTACCCCGAGCTGGCGGGCGCCCTCTTCGATCAGGGCGATGCGCCCGGCCGCGCCGGCGTGGCTCAGCGGAGCGAAGCTCTGCC
This region of Microbulbifer sp. SAOS-129_SWC genomic DNA includes:
- the ahpC gene encoding alkyl hydroperoxide reductase subunit C; its protein translation is MSRYIESELKPFNAKAYQSGDFFDISDADVKGKWAVFFFYPADFTFVCPTELGDLADNYEEFKKLGVEIYSVSTDTHFTHKAWHDTSDTIGKIQYPMIGDPTGTITRNFGVMIEEEGIADRGTFVIDPQGKIQIVEITAGGIGRDASELLRKIKAAQYIAAHPGEVCPAKWKEGEETLAPSLDLVGKI
- a CDS encoding DUF2157 domain-containing protein; its protein translation is MRLIRLLKYDLAREAAEWVDEGLIGEPEAERICRRYGVDYHQAQRHSFGYSVLTGLGYLFIGLALITLLGANWDSIPRGLRMGGLIALTAATQWLGLRHYCGGDRSGGVGLFLLGNLFFGASIILIAQIYHLGEHMPDGIFWWALGCVPFALLTRNPWLALQAHLLALLWFFLQLAYGFYPALFPLFIAASVYVLWRGPPSATLLLVVLASIGFWVEYSLAAFWRETKAFFLFDLRAESFAVAAGLFIVLAFFARWLNGHAASRARDYAALIGVWCLRFTLVLLLVMSFAQPWQALLQADWTHLWSMGLVLAALAAVTLVLARRSGAVPAVPAALALLAALWLPLLAVLVSRNPEHAVVFQVLANLALVGSGIWLILRGINSGTSQYFFVGVAAVLLCALLRYFDLIGDYVGGAVLFAVFAVLLLGAARFWKRHQREEGGQ
- a CDS encoding GDYXXLXY domain-containing protein — encoded protein: MMRREHGAQIRWLPAGLVAAITLQLLVMAGIYLRAQVPLWTGTEIRLKTVPVDPRSLLRGNYARLQYAFSELDASRFPERAQLRDGEVVYVSLKPAAGGLYQFAGASLVKPQQGPFLRGRVTDNWLRGSGDVYHVRYGIEAYFAPRARAQQLEQELREGGVAVVKVSAGGHARLKAVLPLNPRGNEKGAAQ
- a CDS encoding CPBP family intramembrane glutamic endopeptidase → MTSPDPNMPAVFPLVIGIELVVLLLALVGIHYAHIPVTLLGRGGWAALALGAAGAALTFAVAVWLTRSDSAAGAALRHHSAGLRALFGRFSWPQIVLAAAAAGICEELLFRAFLQPWLATFVHAALGIVIASILFALLHAASATYFTATLIIGLLFGVVYWWSGSLLLVASWHGLYDLLAIATLVKRPQWLGLAGD
- a CDS encoding exopolysaccharide biosynthesis protein — encoded protein: MSYEQPSLEQLLEHISHTARHRKRVSLDLVLRASGRRSFSPLLLLAGVILFSPLSGIPGVPTLMGLLVLLTTLQLLAGRRTFWLPQWLLRRSLSKRKFQRALGYLHKPAQFADRCLQPRLQFLVRRAGAVLVAVICTAIALALPLMEVVPFSATIAGIALTAFGLALVAHDGLLAIFAFAFTGLAVATIVFSLFS
- a CDS encoding NAD-dependent epimerase/dehydratase family protein, translated to MGKRALVIGASGLVGRALTQQLAAADWIDEVVTLTRRPLAPAAPYPHQDKVRNHVVDFDELERDPALFRGDLLYSCLGTTKRAAGSLAAQRRVDVDYQLQAARLAAQQGVAHYLLVSSSGANPDSRSAYLRMKGELEQQVLQLPFARISIFRPSLLLGKRDQWRPAEWLGSWLLPLLCTLPGLRRYRPIAAAQVAAKMVSVSAQDGPAVQSFTLDELFHSEG
- a CDS encoding NUDIX domain-containing protein — encoded protein: MFRSLFASAKKLLLWMLLFALLLAAAFVYFPGLKYSLYRVLPPKVRWDISYAVSDKFLVGMVYFVERGDQLLLVKHSYQDKWGLPGGWLDKNETFEQSVRRELREELGVGLTNIEMLEVHKIPSSQIIDIAVRGQLQGDKLKIGDGEIAEFRFFDKDALPAPADILYPHRPYIERYLAGEKAHQRVVVH
- a CDS encoding DUF480 domain-containing protein, with amino-acid sequence MKQDYSPHEIRVLGVLIEKSITTPDHYPLTLNSLVAGCNQKSNRNPVLNLSEHAVADLARQLSNSDVVVIDNEFGRVERYRHRFCNTEFSQLQVTPAQLAVLCELFLRGPQTPGELRSRASRMHPLATLEPVEAALQGLMQHPLGPLVAQLPREPGRRESRYTHLFCGDVESAIEQPPDTAAPASDQSGQSELAQLRARVAQLEAENTELKAQLQRLTDTRQP
- a CDS encoding molybdopterin cofactor-binding domain-containing protein: MLKFLQGNDKHKNEVPSLSRRGFIIGMAGAGLTFAFARSPLSLADPAQAAASGDFEPTVWYQVQKNGDIIVNIAKAEMGQHIGTALARIVADELEADWDRVTLNYVDSDPKWGYMVTGGSWSVWQSFAPLSHAGAAGRIALIEEGARQLGVKPEQCQARKSRVIAGGKSLSYADIVSNSTIKRSYTDDELKKMPIKPPSERRLIGGQTQALDIPAKAAGKALYGLDAKIEGMVYARPILPPTRYGASVNNIDDSAARDIPGYLKTIVLDDPSGTVPGWAVAIAESFHAANRAVQKIRVDWSPGKTADVDEAAVLEHGRTLIGSADAGVVVREEGDVDKAFADADSTLESEYLTHGVLHFQLEPLNALAQLKDGRWEIHTGNQWQSLIIPVLAKALQVPKEQIVLRTYMLGGGFGRRLNGDYTVPAALAAKALGRPVKLVFTREDDLLFDSLRSPSVQRMRMAFDKNGKVLGMEHTATAGWPTQVMAPSFLAKGVSGGKYDPFAIQGALHWYSVPSNRVRAISNDLANDTFRPGWLRSVGSGWVNWALESFMDEAAHKAKQDPVEFRLEKLVAEGKNAGSAPNSVGGASRQANVLQRVRELSGWGGKMPADTGLGVATTYGQERNMPTWTACVARVHVDRESGRPTVEKLTIVTDAGTIVHPDGAHAQVEGAALWGTSLALHEGTQLKGGRVGDTNLNSYTPLRMRDVPEIEIEFVDSSENPVGLGEPATTVVGPAIANAIFAAVGVRMRELPIRAEQILKALQG